Proteins encoded in a region of the Bicyclus anynana chromosome 9, ilBicAnyn1.1, whole genome shotgun sequence genome:
- the LOC112047491 gene encoding LOW QUALITY PROTEIN: gremlin-1-like (The sequence of the model RefSeq protein was modified relative to this genomic sequence to represent the inferred CDS: inserted 1 base in 1 codon): MAEARCVTHLGSFIEHWSIERRSRSLQQTAPPAGPAHTHTALRTDXLHQRTTYVMLPLFSRYNMESFSKSCIWLVAAALLAACGVSAGVGSKRPFTPTDSILDIIDTEQVEKMLAARRRAEEATASPTSYLQRNELGEGSSETMVVSAPDQEDVTDMPKGAAFRNILKSSKNALIVTKKEYLKEDWCKTEKLIQKIREPGCLQATVINNFCYGQCNSFYIPKGPRRREGNDERPPPAFKSCSFCKPKKFTWITVTLRCPGQNPPFRRKRLQKIKQCKCLPVGVN, translated from the exons GCGGTGCGTGACTCATCTCGGCTCGTTCATTGAGCACTGGTCCATTGAGAGGCGCTCACGCTCATTACAGCAGACAGCTCCGCCGGCCGGGCCTGCGCACACGCATACAGCGCTGCGAACCG CGCTACACCAACGCACTACCTACGTTATGTTGCCTCTCTTCTCCCGATACAAT ATGGAGAGCTTTTCGAAATCGTGCATCTGGCTTGTTGCAGCGGCACTTTTGGCCGCGTGCGGCGTGAGTGCTGGCGTCGGAAGTAAAAGGCCGTTTACGCCTACCGATTCGATCTTAGACATCATCGATACGGAGCAAGTCGAAAAGATGCTCGCGGCGCGACGACGGGCGGAGGAAGCGACGGCGTCACCGACGTCCTACCTGCAGAGAAACGAACTCGGCGAGGGCAGCTCCGAAACCATGGTCGTCTCCGCACCCGACCAGGAAGACGTCACCGACATGCCCAAAGGTGCAGCCTTCAGGAACATCCTCAAGTCCTCGAAGAACGCATTGATCGTGACTAAAAAGGAATACCTTAAAGAAGACTGGTGTAAAACGGAGAAGTTGATACAGAAAATCCGCGAACCCGGATGCTTACAGGCGACAGTGATAAACAATTTTTGTTACGGACAGTGCAACTCGTTTTATATTCCGAAAGGTCCGCGGCGTCGGGAAGGAAACGACGAACGGCCTCCGCCCGCGTTTAAGTCGTGCTCATTTTGCAAACCGAAAAAGTTCACCTGGATTACCGTCACGCTTCGTTGTCCGGGACAGAACCCGCCGTTCAGGCGCAAGCGTTTGCAAAAGATCAAGCAGTGCAAGTGTCTCCCGGTGGGCGTGAACTGA